The Xanthomonas sontii genome contains a region encoding:
- a CDS encoding HlyD family secretion protein, translated as MKTPALIRFALTALVVLVAALLAHALWRHYMLSPWTRDGRVRAEVVRIAPDVSGLVDAVAVRDNQHVKRGDLLFSVDRKRYELALEKARANLAVAQAQARAAGASLSAAAATQAASEAEFQMRRAQAERRARAAAVISAEARSDAEATARSAQADVHRSAALRGQATAAQAQAVASVEQAQAALDLAELDLQRTQVRATADGYITNLEVRVGDYAQAGNARLALVRDDAMWVYGYFEETKLPRVHVGDRADIRLMSGGLMLHGQVEGIARGISDSDNPTGTSLLANVSPTFNWIRLAQRVPVRIRIDPASVPQGTLLAAGMTATVSVHPRKN; from the coding sequence ATGAAGACCCCTGCCCTGATCCGTTTCGCCCTGACCGCCCTCGTGGTGCTGGTCGCCGCCCTGCTGGCGCATGCGCTGTGGCGCCATTACATGCTCTCGCCCTGGACCCGCGACGGCCGCGTGCGCGCGGAAGTGGTGCGGATCGCGCCGGACGTGTCCGGCCTGGTCGATGCGGTCGCCGTGCGCGACAACCAGCACGTCAAGCGCGGCGACCTGCTGTTCAGCGTGGACCGCAAGCGCTACGAGCTGGCCCTGGAAAAGGCCCGCGCCAACCTTGCGGTCGCGCAGGCGCAGGCGCGTGCGGCCGGTGCCAGCCTGTCGGCAGCGGCCGCCACCCAGGCGGCCAGCGAAGCGGAATTCCAGATGCGCCGCGCCCAGGCCGAACGGCGCGCGCGTGCCGCCGCGGTGATCTCCGCCGAAGCGCGCTCGGACGCCGAAGCCACCGCGCGTTCGGCGCAGGCCGACGTGCACCGCAGCGCGGCGCTGCGCGGCCAGGCCACCGCGGCACAGGCGCAGGCGGTGGCATCGGTGGAACAGGCGCAGGCCGCGCTTGACCTGGCCGAGCTGGATCTGCAGCGCACCCAGGTCCGCGCCACCGCCGACGGCTACATCACCAATCTGGAAGTGCGCGTCGGCGACTACGCCCAGGCCGGCAATGCACGCCTGGCGCTGGTCCGCGACGATGCGATGTGGGTCTACGGCTATTTCGAGGAAACCAAGCTGCCGCGGGTCCACGTCGGCGACCGCGCCGACATCCGCCTGATGAGCGGCGGGCTGATGCTGCACGGCCAGGTCGAGGGCATCGCCCGCGGCATTTCCGACAGCGACAATCCGACCGGCACCTCGCTGCTGGCCAACGTCAGCCCCACCTTCAACTGGATCCGCCTGGCGCAGCGCGTGCCGGTGCGCATCCGCATCGATCCGGCCAGCGTGCCGCAGGGCACCCTGCTCGCTGCGGGCATGACTGCCACGGTCAGCGTGCATCCGCGGAAAAACTGA